In Rubrivirga marina, the following are encoded in one genomic region:
- a CDS encoding tetratricopeptide repeat protein yields MYRSALVVALVLAAAVAPAAQSALERGGEAYRDGDYAEAVRLLERAVDSAPDDAEARYLLARVLFDERNPDRDENRAGREIDRALELDGGNVLYLVARLEQLRGDTWNYFQEMYRLRRRRELAREILAIDSTNGYAHEELGAQAIVDYYQYRNAIKLPGLAYRSVEPMQTVADDMDEQQNGFEQAGTSTGDRPTGVDLSQSLGDPLSAGLDEAMEGQFGEDIADRFDVNELRRRGVAVTDFEPRAQAAYDRAIGHLRQALASDPRRRDVYDHVVRLATLSGEYEEALPDLAEMYVQFPEDAGMWLYTGLVNHRLGNFEAAEVAFGRALQTMDEETRAAYTDLTLILPPSEHDAFRADPERFAERYWTSRDPRFLNTANERRTEHYARLVTAELLYRSDDLGIPGWNTERGRLHVRYGLPETDVVIEGGFGLVVNQFAGRDASFAPGNDDPAGAEVANRFNVWDYGDGVRFVFEDPNRNGRFRLYSAPADVFGLASVRDPGAMDFVIRAREEVRRQPERYTFEAPGREVQLPYRVAAFKGDDGRTDLYVNYGIPVAASDAPSDGVQEDVDVTVKTGAFLIGPDRDLLVERRRTVYGLRGAQIVPFEQTRLWTSTEEMSARPADGYEVSLEFETASGQTSAVQRRAVDVPSFEGEGLKLSDLLLAYYVEEADRGEPGRVFRDGVSVQPAPWGVFGVGDPIYLYVEAYGLGVAGDRTDYEVEASLRPKDTSRGVRRFFGRLFGGDGAAVSSAFEVQGDRADDPIYLFLDATGQEAGLYTLTVTVRDRVTGAEAERETDLLLE; encoded by the coding sequence ATGTACCGCTCCGCCCTCGTCGTTGCCCTCGTCCTCGCCGCCGCCGTCGCGCCGGCCGCCCAGTCGGCGCTGGAGCGGGGCGGGGAGGCGTACCGCGATGGCGACTACGCCGAGGCCGTCCGCCTGCTGGAGCGCGCCGTCGACAGCGCCCCCGACGACGCCGAGGCGCGCTACCTCCTCGCGCGCGTCCTCTTCGACGAGCGGAACCCGGACCGCGACGAGAACCGTGCGGGCCGTGAGATCGACCGGGCCCTCGAGCTCGACGGCGGCAACGTCCTCTACCTCGTCGCCCGGCTGGAGCAGCTCCGCGGCGACACGTGGAACTACTTCCAGGAGATGTACCGGCTCCGCCGCCGCCGCGAGCTGGCCCGCGAGATCCTCGCCATCGACTCGACCAACGGCTACGCCCACGAGGAGCTGGGCGCGCAGGCCATCGTTGACTACTACCAGTACCGGAACGCGATCAAGCTGCCCGGCCTCGCGTACCGCTCCGTCGAGCCGATGCAGACCGTCGCCGATGACATGGACGAGCAGCAGAACGGCTTCGAACAGGCCGGCACCTCGACCGGCGACCGCCCGACGGGCGTCGACCTGAGTCAGTCCCTCGGCGATCCGCTGTCTGCCGGGCTCGACGAAGCCATGGAGGGCCAGTTCGGAGAAGACATCGCCGACCGGTTCGACGTCAACGAGCTCCGGCGGCGGGGGGTGGCCGTGACCGACTTCGAGCCGCGCGCGCAGGCGGCCTACGACCGGGCCATCGGCCACCTCCGGCAGGCGCTCGCCTCGGACCCGCGGCGGCGGGACGTCTACGACCACGTCGTCCGGCTGGCGACGCTCTCGGGCGAGTACGAGGAGGCGCTGCCGGACCTCGCCGAGATGTACGTCCAGTTCCCCGAGGACGCCGGCATGTGGCTCTACACGGGCCTGGTGAACCACCGCCTCGGCAACTTCGAGGCCGCCGAGGTCGCCTTCGGCCGCGCCCTCCAGACCATGGACGAGGAGACGCGCGCGGCCTACACCGACCTCACGCTCATCCTCCCGCCGAGCGAGCACGACGCCTTCCGCGCTGACCCCGAGCGGTTCGCCGAGCGCTACTGGACGAGCCGCGACCCCCGCTTCCTCAACACGGCCAACGAGCGCCGGACCGAGCACTACGCCCGCCTCGTGACCGCCGAGCTCCTGTACCGCTCCGACGACCTCGGCATCCCCGGGTGGAACACCGAGCGGGGGCGGCTCCACGTCCGCTACGGCCTGCCCGAGACCGACGTGGTGATCGAGGGCGGGTTCGGGCTCGTCGTGAACCAGTTCGCCGGTCGCGACGCGTCGTTCGCGCCGGGCAACGACGACCCCGCTGGCGCCGAGGTGGCCAACCGGTTCAACGTGTGGGACTACGGCGACGGCGTCCGGTTCGTGTTCGAGGACCCCAACCGGAACGGCCGCTTCCGCCTGTACTCCGCGCCGGCCGACGTCTTCGGCCTCGCCTCGGTCCGCGACCCGGGCGCGATGGACTTTGTGATCCGGGCCCGGGAGGAGGTCCGTCGCCAGCCCGAGCGCTACACGTTCGAGGCGCCCGGCCGGGAGGTCCAGCTCCCGTACCGCGTGGCCGCCTTCAAGGGCGACGACGGGCGGACCGACCTCTACGTCAACTACGGCATCCCCGTCGCCGCGAGCGACGCGCCGAGCGACGGCGTTCAGGAGGACGTCGACGTGACGGTCAAGACCGGCGCGTTCCTCATCGGGCCCGACCGCGACCTCCTCGTCGAGCGGCGGCGGACGGTCTACGGCCTCCGCGGCGCCCAGATCGTCCCGTTCGAGCAGACACGCCTCTGGACGAGCACCGAGGAGATGAGCGCGCGCCCGGCCGACGGGTACGAGGTCTCGCTCGAGTTCGAGACGGCCTCGGGCCAGACGAGCGCTGTCCAGCGCCGCGCCGTCGACGTGCCGAGCTTCGAGGGCGAGGGGCTCAAACTCTCCGACCTCCTCCTGGCCTACTACGTCGAGGAGGCGGACCGGGGCGAGCCGGGCCGCGTGTTCCGCGACGGCGTCTCGGTCCAGCCCGCGCCGTGGGGCGTGTTCGGCGTCGGCGACCCGATCTACCTCTACGTCGAGGCGTATGGCCTCGGCGTCGCTGGCGACCGCACCGACTACGAGGTCGAGGCGAGCCTCCGCCCGAAGGACACGTCGCGCGGCGTCCGCCGCTTCTTCGGCCGCCTCTTCGGGGGCGACGGCGCGGCCGTCTCGTCGGCCTTCGAGGTCCAGGGCGACCGGGCCGATGACCCGATCTACCTGTTCCTCGACGCGACCGGCCAGGAGGCCGGGCTCTACACGCTGACCGTGACGGTCCGCGACCGCGTGACGGGTGCGGAGGCCGAGCGCGAGACCGACCTCCTCCTCGAATAG
- a CDS encoding T9SS type A sorting domain-containing protein: MPRSLHTPARLAFLLALGLLTRPASAQSGCGAPDPLRVPFPTLDAALDQGFTLTSQRWDRDAQVWENEYRSTYRREELQTGARLFARWSSETESWLEYVLDAAYTLDADRRLVETRYMNTEGEPYQRDVVIYGTDGYPSIETREDRWGTGWVGNRRYIYDYTPDGQLAGYRFERNYEGWTLSLEYEGTFDEEGRRVLCAFRSDTEGPFTKRIETTYDDRDRPLSLIELGWDGEAGTYVQVGDSIGFTYPEVGHSTQIAYHYVGFLDLWRPERRSIRSYDAADRLVEVIGEVYAGSDPDQPGEWLLRPVDRVQLGYHDDGRLASHTRGRYEEDAEAWVNDRRYLFEYAFGTASETTMPSASGLALAVAPNPSAGAFVARLSADGAAEARVVVFDALGRRVRIAHDGPVAAGETALPIDLRGLPAGVYVLRARVDGAIVSQTVTVVR; the protein is encoded by the coding sequence ATGCCCCGTTCGCTTCATACGCCCGCGCGGCTCGCCTTCCTGCTCGCCCTCGGGCTCCTCACCCGCCCCGCCTCGGCGCAGTCGGGCTGTGGGGCGCCCGACCCGTTGCGCGTTCCGTTCCCGACGCTGGATGCCGCGCTCGACCAGGGGTTCACGCTGACCTCCCAGCGGTGGGACCGGGACGCTCAGGTTTGGGAAAACGAGTATCGGTCTACGTACCGACGCGAGGAGCTGCAGACCGGGGCGCGGCTCTTCGCTCGGTGGTCCTCGGAGACGGAGAGTTGGCTTGAGTACGTGCTCGACGCGGCCTACACGCTCGACGCGGATCGGCGGCTGGTCGAGACGCGCTACATGAACACCGAGGGGGAGCCGTACCAGCGCGATGTCGTGATCTACGGAACGGACGGGTATCCGTCTATCGAAACCCGCGAGGATCGGTGGGGGACCGGGTGGGTCGGCAACCGTCGGTACATCTATGACTACACCCCCGACGGCCAACTCGCGGGGTACCGGTTCGAGCGGAACTACGAAGGGTGGACCCTTTCCTTGGAGTACGAGGGCACGTTCGACGAGGAGGGCCGCCGTGTGCTCTGCGCGTTCCGCTCCGATACGGAGGGGCCGTTCACCAAACGAATCGAGACCACCTACGACGATCGAGACCGGCCTTTGAGCCTCATCGAGTTGGGATGGGACGGGGAGGCCGGCACGTACGTCCAGGTGGGCGATAGCATCGGGTTCACGTACCCCGAGGTCGGCCACTCGACGCAGATCGCCTACCACTACGTTGGGTTTCTGGACCTGTGGCGGCCGGAACGCCGGAGTATCCGCTCCTACGACGCGGCCGATCGCCTCGTCGAGGTCATCGGCGAGGTCTATGCGGGCTCCGATCCGGATCAGCCCGGTGAGTGGTTGTTGCGTCCGGTCGATCGCGTCCAGCTTGGCTACCACGACGACGGGCGGCTCGCGTCGCACACCCGGGGCCGGTACGAGGAGGACGCAGAGGCCTGGGTGAACGACCGCCGCTATCTCTTCGAGTACGCCTTCGGGACGGCGTCCGAGACGACGATGCCCTCCGCCTCGGGCCTCGCGCTGGCGGTCGCGCCGAACCCGTCGGCCGGCGCGTTCGTCGCCCGGCTCTCGGCTGACGGCGCCGCCGAGGCGCGCGTGGTCGTGTTCGACGCGCTCGGCCGGCGCGTCCGCATCGCGCACGACGGGCCGGTCGCGGCCGGCGAGACCGCGCTCCCGATCGACCTCAGGGGGCTGCCGGCGGGCGTCTACGTACTCCGTGCCAGGGTCGACGGCGCCATCGTGAGCCAGACGGTGACGGTCGTGCGCTAG
- the purE gene encoding 5-(carboxyamino)imidazole ribonucleotide mutase produces the protein MPDAPTTAPPLVGLAMGSESDWPTMEAAAEVLRQFAVPFEARVLSAHRTPDAMADYARTARGRGLKVLVAGAGGAAHLPGMIAASTTLPVIGVPVQTRALDGMDSLLSIVQMPGGVPVATVAIGQAKNAGLLAVQILATADDRLAEALAAYKAELRALVGEMDRSVAAKAAE, from the coding sequence ATGCCTGACGCTCCGACGACCGCCCCGCCCCTCGTCGGCCTCGCCATGGGCTCCGAGTCCGACTGGCCGACCATGGAGGCCGCCGCCGAGGTCCTCCGCCAGTTCGCCGTCCCGTTCGAGGCCCGCGTCCTCTCGGCCCACCGGACGCCCGACGCCATGGCCGACTACGCGCGGACGGCGCGCGGGCGGGGTCTGAAGGTGCTCGTGGCCGGCGCGGGCGGCGCGGCCCACCTCCCCGGCATGATCGCGGCGTCGACGACGCTCCCCGTCATCGGCGTGCCCGTCCAGACGCGGGCGCTCGACGGGATGGACTCGCTGCTGTCGATCGTCCAGATGCCGGGCGGCGTGCCCGTCGCGACAGTCGCCATCGGGCAGGCCAAGAACGCCGGGCTCCTCGCCGTCCAGATCCTCGCCACCGCCGACGACCGCCTTGCCGAGGCCCTCGCCGCGTACAAGGCCGAGCTCCGCGCACTCGTCGGCGAGATGGACCGGTCGGTCGCCGCTAAGGCTGCAGAGTAG
- a CDS encoding 5-(carboxyamino)imidazole ribonucleotide synthase, translating into MALPTLGILGGGQLGRMTALAAARLGVPVRVLADRETGTGLPFSGVTIADWEDPVVLRDWAAGCDAVTVESEWAPADRLLAVAPDVRLRPGAATLTTVRHKGRQRRAFAEAGLPQPEHVLAATRDEARAAVERFGTAVLKQFEGSYDGYGNATCRSERDVDAAWDDLAAEDGLLVESFVAFEAEAAVTVARRADGEAVVYPAVRSEHRDHRLHAATVPAGFSDATEQTARRVALDTLAALDATGVATVELFVTGTGEVLINEVAPRPHNTAHLTIDAHHTSQFENHARAVLGLPLGDSGLRVPAACMVNVLGQREGAASPDLDDALRVPGASVHLYGKATVRPQRKMGHVTVTAADVDTARERAEAAAAAVRL; encoded by the coding sequence GTGGCCCTCCCCACCCTCGGCATCCTCGGCGGCGGCCAGCTCGGCCGGATGACGGCGCTCGCCGCCGCCCGCCTCGGCGTCCCCGTCCGCGTCCTCGCCGACCGCGAGACGGGCACCGGCCTCCCCTTCTCCGGCGTCACCATCGCCGACTGGGAGGATCCGGTCGTCCTCCGCGACTGGGCCGCCGGGTGCGACGCCGTGACGGTCGAGAGCGAGTGGGCCCCGGCCGACCGACTCCTCGCAGTCGCCCCCGACGTCCGCCTCCGACCCGGCGCGGCCACGCTCACCACGGTCCGCCACAAGGGCCGCCAGCGACGCGCCTTTGCCGAGGCCGGCCTCCCCCAGCCCGAGCACGTCCTCGCCGCCACACGCGACGAGGCCCGGGCCGCTGTCGAGCGGTTCGGCACGGCCGTCCTCAAGCAGTTCGAGGGCTCGTACGACGGCTACGGCAACGCGACGTGTCGCTCCGAACGTGACGTCGATGCCGCCTGGGACGACCTCGCGGCCGAGGACGGGCTTCTCGTCGAGTCGTTCGTGGCCTTCGAGGCCGAGGCGGCCGTCACCGTCGCCCGTCGCGCCGACGGCGAGGCCGTCGTGTACCCGGCCGTGCGGAGTGAGCACCGCGACCACCGGCTGCACGCCGCGACGGTCCCCGCCGGCTTCTCCGATGCGACCGAGCAGACCGCCCGGCGCGTCGCGCTCGACACGCTCGCAGCGCTCGACGCGACCGGCGTCGCGACGGTCGAGCTGTTCGTGACCGGGACGGGCGAGGTCCTCATCAACGAGGTGGCCCCGCGCCCCCACAACACGGCGCACCTCACGATCGACGCGCACCACACGTCGCAGTTCGAGAACCACGCGCGCGCCGTGCTTGGGCTCCCGCTCGGCGACTCCGGCCTTCGCGTGCCGGCGGCCTGCATGGTCAACGTCCTCGGCCAGCGCGAGGGCGCCGCCTCCCCCGACCTCGACGACGCGCTGAGGGTGCCCGGCGCGAGCGTCCACCTCTACGGCAAGGCCACGGTCCGCCCCCAGCGGAAGATGGGCCACGTCACCGTCACCGCCGCCGATGTCGACACGGCCCGCGAGCGCGCCGAGGCCGCCGCCGCCGCCGTCCGGCTGTGA
- the dacB gene encoding D-alanyl-D-alanine carboxypeptidase/D-alanyl-D-alanine endopeptidase: MTARSLFAALAVVLASLPALAQPTYTRWALADSIDAVLGDGDFTPGRWGAHVVDLETGEVLYSRDAYAPFIPASNMKLVTTAAALDAFGPDHRLETRLYGAGTVAYGTLDGPLVVRGAGDPAFAGRRYRTELRGVFQAWADSLRERRVRTVFGPILVTDDAIPDPDAYFVQPLIDALVEADIEVVDRTVRVVPPEALPRDRPLVRLASHRSPPMTALVRLTNEDSDNLYAERLLWATTAAAYPGVVPHSELRAAAVGSFLRRIDVDPRMAVVADGSGLSRENRLSPAGIVELLAVMWTHPARATREAFVASLPVGGVTGTLERRYRRGDARGNVRAKTGYIREVRTLSGYVTTAAGRELAFSLMCNGYTVRTSRVNRAQDAVVELLADFEGRPPGG, translated from the coding sequence GTGACCGCCCGTTCCCTTTTCGCCGCCCTCGCGGTCGTCCTCGCCAGCCTCCCCGCGCTCGCCCAGCCCACCTACACCCGGTGGGCGCTGGCCGACTCCATCGACGCCGTCCTCGGCGACGGCGACTTCACGCCCGGTCGCTGGGGCGCCCACGTCGTCGACCTCGAGACCGGCGAGGTGCTGTACTCGCGGGACGCCTACGCCCCGTTCATCCCGGCGAGCAACATGAAGCTCGTCACGACGGCCGCCGCGCTCGACGCCTTCGGCCCAGACCACCGGCTCGAGACGCGGCTCTACGGGGCCGGCACGGTCGCCTACGGGACGCTCGACGGGCCGCTCGTTGTCCGGGGAGCGGGGGACCCAGCGTTCGCCGGGCGGCGCTACCGGACCGAGCTGCGGGGGGTGTTCCAGGCCTGGGCCGACAGCCTCCGCGAGCGGCGCGTCCGGACCGTGTTCGGTCCCATCCTCGTGACCGACGACGCGATCCCGGACCCGGACGCCTATTTCGTCCAGCCGCTCATCGACGCGCTCGTCGAGGCGGACATCGAGGTCGTGGACCGGACGGTCCGGGTCGTCCCGCCTGAAGCGTTGCCCCGCGATCGCCCGCTCGTGCGCCTCGCGTCGCACCGCTCGCCCCCGATGACCGCGCTGGTGCGTCTTACGAACGAGGACTCAGACAACCTGTACGCCGAACGCCTGCTTTGGGCGACCACCGCCGCGGCCTACCCGGGTGTCGTGCCGCACTCCGAGCTCCGGGCGGCGGCCGTTGGGTCGTTCCTCCGCCGGATCGACGTCGACCCCCGCATGGCCGTCGTCGCCGACGGGTCGGGCCTCTCACGGGAGAACCGGCTCTCGCCGGCCGGCATCGTCGAGCTGCTGGCGGTCATGTGGACGCACCCGGCGCGCGCCACGCGCGAGGCGTTCGTCGCTTCGCTCCCGGTCGGCGGCGTCACGGGCACGCTGGAGCGTCGCTACCGGCGGGGTGACGCGCGCGGCAACGTCCGCGCAAAGACCGGCTACATCCGGGAGGTCCGGACGCTCTCGGGCTACGTCACGACGGCGGCCGGCCGCGAGCTCGCCTTCTCGCTCATGTGCAACGGCTACACCGTCCGCACGAGCCGCGTGAACCGGGCGCAGGACGCCGTCGTCGAGCTCCTGGCCGACTTCGAGGGACGCCCGCCGGGGGGCTGA
- the uvrA gene encoding excinuclease ABC subunit UvrA — MDDRILIRGAREHNLQGIDLDIPRNELVVVTGLSGSGKSSLAFDTIYAEGQRRYMESLSSYARQFLGVMERPDVDFIDGLSPVIAIEQKTVSRNPRSTVGTVTEIYDFMRLLYARASDAYSYVSGRPMRRQSDDEIIDAIAAFPDGTRVQVLAPVVRGRKGHYRDLFEQTAKSGFERVRADGEIRTIEKGMQLDRYKVHDVEVVVDRLVIKEGVRPRISQAVEIALGMGGGTLIAQVDKSGDEAELETGDVLFSRHLTAPEDGVSYEDPSPNTFSFNSPYGACPACNGLGVRKEIDPDLVVPNPAKTIEQGALAPLGKPRDVWVYSQLAAVAAAYDFDYETPFEDLTDKQREVILEGAGDEQFDIVYKYKGRQVTYQHRFGGVYGHVQHTLDNASNKSQRTWAEAFMRVRDCRVCGGGRLKPESLSFRVGNTGTYEGDQSIADLVRMDLRALRQWFEDLELEGRQGTIGTPIVKEIRERLDFLLNVGLDYLTLDRPARTLSGGESQRIRLATQIGTQLTGVLYVLDEPSIGLHPRDNAKLIASLEALRDLGNSVLVVEHDREMIEAADFVVDLGPGAGEFGGKLLAAGPPDQISTFEGDGAPPDSLTTAYLAGLRAVPTPASDERRVGSGASIRLTGARGHNLRDVDFELPLGTLTVVTGVSGSGKSSLVNQTLAPVLAAHFHNATTVPLPYRDIEGLEHVDKVIAIDQSPIGRTPRSNPATYTGLFTLIRDLFARLPESEIRGYDKGRFSFNVKGGRCETCKGAGIVKLEMSFLPDVYVECETCKGKRYNAETLQVRFKGKNIAEVLEMPVSEALGFFENQPRIARKLRTLDAVGLGYIRLGQQATTVSGGEAQRIKLSKELSRPGTGSTLYILDEPTTGLHFEDVRHLLLVLQALVDKGNTVLVIEHNTDVAKQADWIVDLGPDGGAGGGQILFAGPPEGLAEADTPTAKFVAEELERARSQGNLGLNVREIDLDQLASGDDDADEDEVEEDEPETEEA; from the coding sequence ATGGACGACCGCATCCTCATCCGCGGTGCCCGCGAGCACAACCTCCAGGGCATCGACCTCGACATCCCCCGCAACGAACTGGTGGTCGTCACCGGCCTGTCGGGCTCGGGCAAGTCGTCGCTCGCGTTCGACACGATCTACGCCGAGGGCCAGCGGCGCTACATGGAGTCGCTCTCGAGCTACGCCCGCCAGTTCCTGGGCGTCATGGAGCGGCCCGACGTCGACTTCATCGACGGCCTCAGCCCGGTCATCGCCATCGAGCAGAAGACGGTCTCCCGCAACCCCCGCTCGACGGTCGGGACGGTGACGGAGATCTACGACTTCATGCGGCTCCTCTACGCCCGCGCCTCGGACGCCTACTCGTACGTCTCGGGCCGCCCGATGCGGCGGCAGTCGGACGACGAGATCATCGACGCCATCGCGGCCTTCCCCGACGGCACGCGCGTCCAGGTGCTGGCGCCGGTCGTCCGCGGCCGGAAGGGGCACTACCGCGACCTGTTCGAGCAGACGGCCAAATCAGGCTTCGAGCGCGTCCGCGCCGACGGCGAGATCCGGACGATCGAGAAGGGGATGCAGCTCGACCGGTACAAGGTCCACGACGTCGAGGTCGTCGTCGACCGCCTCGTGATCAAGGAGGGCGTCCGGCCGCGGATCTCGCAGGCCGTCGAGATCGCCCTCGGCATGGGCGGCGGGACGCTCATCGCTCAGGTCGACAAGTCGGGCGACGAGGCGGAACTGGAGACCGGCGACGTCCTGTTCTCGCGCCACCTCACGGCGCCGGAGGACGGCGTGAGCTACGAGGACCCGAGCCCGAACACCTTCAGCTTCAACAGCCCGTACGGCGCGTGCCCGGCGTGCAACGGGCTCGGCGTGCGGAAGGAGATCGACCCCGACCTCGTCGTCCCGAACCCGGCCAAGACGATCGAGCAGGGCGCCCTCGCGCCGCTCGGCAAGCCCCGCGACGTCTGGGTCTACAGCCAGTTGGCGGCCGTCGCCGCGGCCTACGACTTCGACTACGAGACGCCGTTCGAGGACCTGACCGACAAGCAGCGGGAGGTGATCCTGGAGGGCGCGGGCGACGAGCAGTTCGACATCGTCTACAAGTACAAGGGCCGGCAGGTCACGTACCAGCACCGGTTCGGCGGCGTCTACGGGCACGTCCAGCACACGCTCGACAACGCCTCGAACAAGTCGCAGCGGACGTGGGCCGAGGCGTTCATGCGCGTCCGCGACTGCCGCGTCTGTGGGGGCGGGCGGCTCAAGCCGGAGTCGCTCAGCTTCCGCGTCGGCAACACGGGGACGTACGAGGGCGACCAGTCCATCGCCGACCTCGTGCGGATGGACCTCCGCGCGCTCCGCCAGTGGTTCGAGGACCTGGAGTTGGAGGGCCGGCAGGGAACGATCGGGACGCCCATCGTCAAGGAGATCCGGGAGCGGCTGGACTTCCTGCTCAACGTCGGGCTCGACTACCTCACGCTCGACCGCCCGGCCCGGACGCTCTCGGGGGGCGAGTCCCAGCGGATCCGCCTCGCGACCCAGATCGGGACGCAGCTCACGGGCGTGCTCTACGTCCTCGACGAGCCGTCGATCGGCCTCCACCCGCGCGACAACGCCAAGCTCATCGCCAGCCTCGAGGCGCTCCGTGACCTCGGCAACTCGGTCCTCGTCGTCGAGCACGACCGCGAGATGATCGAGGCGGCCGACTTCGTGGTCGACCTCGGGCCCGGCGCGGGTGAGTTCGGGGGCAAGCTCCTCGCCGCCGGCCCGCCGGATCAGATCTCGACGTTCGAGGGCGACGGCGCCCCGCCGGACTCGCTCACGACGGCCTACCTCGCCGGCCTCCGCGCCGTCCCCACGCCCGCCTCGGACGAGCGCCGGGTCGGGTCGGGCGCGTCCATCCGACTGACCGGCGCGCGCGGCCACAACCTCCGCGACGTCGACTTCGAGCTCCCCCTCGGGACGCTCACGGTCGTGACCGGCGTGTCCGGATCGGGCAAGTCGTCGCTCGTCAACCAGACGCTCGCGCCGGTCCTCGCGGCCCACTTCCACAACGCCACGACCGTCCCCCTCCCCTACCGCGACATCGAGGGGCTGGAGCACGTCGACAAGGTCATCGCCATCGACCAGTCGCCCATCGGGCGGACGCCACGGTCGAACCCGGCGACGTACACGGGCCTGTTCACGCTCATCCGCGACCTCTTCGCGCGGCTGCCGGAGTCCGAGATCCGCGGCTACGACAAGGGCCGGTTCTCGTTCAACGTGAAGGGCGGGCGGTGCGAGACGTGCAAGGGCGCCGGCATCGTCAAGCTGGAGATGAGCTTCCTCCCGGACGTCTACGTCGAGTGCGAGACGTGCAAGGGCAAGCGCTACAACGCCGAGACGCTCCAGGTCCGGTTCAAGGGCAAGAACATCGCCGAGGTGTTGGAGATGCCGGTCTCGGAGGCCCTCGGCTTTTTCGAGAACCAGCCGCGGATCGCGCGGAAGCTCCGGACGCTCGACGCCGTCGGCCTCGGCTACATCCGCCTCGGGCAGCAGGCGACGACGGTCTCGGGCGGCGAGGCCCAGCGGATCAAGCTGTCGAAGGAGCTCTCGCGGCCGGGCACCGGGAGCACGCTCTACATCCTCGACGAGCCGACGACGGGCCTCCACTTCGAGGACGTCCGCCACCTGCTGCTCGTGCTCCAGGCGCTCGTCGACAAGGGGAACACGGTCCTCGTCATCGAGCACAACACGGACGTGGCCAAGCAGGCCGACTGGATCGTCGACCTCGGGCCGGACGGCGGCGCGGGCGGCGGGCAGATCCTCTTCGCCGGCCCCCCCGAAGGGCTCGCCGAGGCGGACACGCCGACGGCGAAGTTCGTGGCGGAGGAACTCGAGCGGGCCCGGTCGCAGGGCAACCTCGGCCTGAACGTCCGCGAGATCGACCTCGATCAGCTGGCGTCCGGCGACGACGACGCGGACGAGGACGAAGTCGAGGAGGACGAGCCGGAGACGGAGGAGGCGTAG